Below is a window of Tistrella mobilis DNA.
TTCCTATCACGCCAGCCTGCTCAATCTTGGAATCTTCGCGGTGTCGGGCCTGTATGCCGTCATGACACCGTACCTGTCGCCAGGCTGGTTCTGCGTGGTCATCGCCGGTCTCTGTTTCTCGGGAACGGTCTTCATGCCCGGCACGGGGCGCAGCCTCTCTGCCGCAAGGGCCGGGAGGTGACAACCGCATTACCCCTTCCCCCTCCCCTGATGCATACTGCCCGCCGCCACGCACAGCATCGTGAAGGGGTCCATGGTGACGGGGTGGAAGAAGGCCGGCGCGGTCTGCGTCGGGACGGTCGGGTTCGGGCTGGCCTGGCGGCCCGCACCGTCTCATCCCAGTTTATGACCGCCAATACCGCGCCGCCCATGAAGCACACGCAAAATTTCCACGACGCCCGGCCTGACCCGATAGAGCACCAGATAGGATCCCGCCACCACATGGCGCACGCCAGGGCCCAGATCATCGCGGCGGCGGCCGGACAGGGGATAGATCAGGATCTGACGGAAACGGCTCTCGATCGCCTCGACGAGTGCAAAGGCGGCGCGCGGGTTATGATCGGCGACATAGAGCGCAATGCCTTCCAGATCCGCCGCCGCCTGCGGAAGAAGCCGAAGCTTCATATGTCGTCGGGACGTCGGGATCTGTCGTCGGAAAGGCGCACGCGCAACCTCTCGCGAAGCCCCGCGAAGACCTCTTCGGCGTCGATCGACGGGCCGCTGTCGATACCGGCCTGA
It encodes the following:
- a CDS encoding type II toxin-antitoxin system RelE/ParE family toxin, with the protein product MKLRLLPQAAADLEGIALYVADHNPRAAFALVEAIESRFRQILIYPLSGRRRDDLGPGVRHVVAGSYLVLYRVRPGVVEILRVLHGRRGIGGHKLG